One Lachancea thermotolerans CBS 6340 chromosome F complete sequence DNA window includes the following coding sequences:
- the TFB1 gene encoding TFIIH/NER complex subunit TFB1 (similar to uniprot|P32776 Saccharomyces cerevisiae YDR311W TFB1 Subunit of TFIIH and nucleotide excision repair factor 3 complexes required for nucleotide excision repair target for transcriptional activators): MSHSGAAVFKKVSGILTIDEEASPAELLWRSTDGDKTHKVALNTIDKLQATPASSEKMMLRLIGKANEAKKRKDADGNEVKAPLPSHVFSFNNRTVMDNIKETLQLIIARYKDEEVFEEKKRKESSLAPAPSEAAPLINTSTLDDSLSREKLLTNLKLQQSLLKENKGLMKTFQEAVINSGLPPDEFWSTRIPLLRAFALTTSQRTGPYNVLSTIKPVASSDNKVNVSVSREKIMTIFQTYPIVKKAYDDNVPKNFKEQEFWARFFSSKLFRKLRGERIMQSDRGDMIIDRYLTLDQEFDRKDDEMLQHPVKKLIDLDGNQYDDPERKGNKPDFTMIPGVDVNGNTDGVVDILKGMNRLSQKMIKSLENEYSRTNLAADDADKEEREELLYSDLEEEDEATYIEIKVKQRMAAVRETAGTEHKGERFKVGTKEISHQLNLLLDGLTKSIDLTKVANDDKKANNTANQNVIKAVKINAKQAKNTNFNAVVGANTGITTIESTKEIETPLPGDLLESCRVLHGTCCEFLKHFYIHFQSGEARQAPTVKKLYGFLKQCPEKVNKLLNKVQGSTDKQGETLASSCNAYLSSVLGSLNLAIEKYELAVAEANAANAANAASSAEVV, translated from the coding sequence ATGTCCCACTCGGGCGCCGCAGTATTCAAGAAGGTCTCAGGGATCCTGACTATAGATGAAGAGGCATCGCCAGCTGAGCTGTTATGGAGGTCAACCGATGGTGACAAGACGCATAAGGTCGCATTGAACACCATCGACAAATTGCAAGCTACGCCAGCGTCTAGCGAAAAGATGATGCTAAGGCTTATAGGCAAAGCGAATGAAGCCAAGAAACGCAAAGATGCTGATGGAAATGAGGTCAAAGCTCCATTACCTAGTCATGTATTCTCATTCAACAATAGAACTGTGATGGACAATATCAAAGAGACTCTTCAGCTTATTATTGCCCGTTATAAAGACGAAGAGGTTTTTGAGGAAAAAAAGCGCAAAGAGTCCAGCCTCGCGCCTGCGCCTTCCGAGGCTGCTCCTTTGATCAACACCTCAACGCTGGACGACTCTCTCTCTCGCGAGAAGCTTCTCACGAACCTCAAGCTTCAGCAATCTTTACTAAAAGAAAATAAAGGCTTAATGAAAACgtttcaagaagctgtcATAAATTCAGGGCTGCCGCCTGATGAATTCTGGTCTACCAGGATTCCACTTTTACGAGCCTTCGCTCTTACCACTTCTCAAAGAACGGGTCCTTACAATGTCCTCTCGACAATCAAACCCGTGGCATCATCTGACAACAAGGTCAATGTGAGTGTATCAAGAGAGAAAATTATGACTATCTTCCAAACCTATCCGATCGTGAAGAAGGCGTATGATGACAATGTGCctaaaaacttcaaagagcagGAGTTCTGGGCTCGATTTTTCTCGTCCAAATTATTCCGGAAACTGAGAGGTGAGCGAATTATGCAAAGTGACCGTGGTGATATGATCATTGATCGGTACCTTACTCTAGATCAAGAATTTGACAGAAAGGACGACGAAATGCTACAACACCCggtcaaaaagctcattgaCTTGGACGGTAACCAGTATGACGACCCAGAAAGGAAAGGAAACAAGCCAGACTTTACAATGATACCGGGGGTTGACGTGAACGGAAATACAGATGGAGTTGTAGATATCCTGAAGGGCATGAACAGGTTAAGCCAAAAAATGATCAAGTCGTTGGAGAATGAGTATTCTAGAACAAATCTAGCTGCTGATGATGCAGATAAGGAAGAACGAGAAGAGCTGCTCTATAGTGACCTTGAAGAGGAGGATGAAGCAACTTACATAGAGATAAAGGTTAAGCAACGAATGGCCGCCGTTAGAGAAACTGCTGGTACAGAGCATAAAGGTGAGAGATTTAAAGTGGGTACGAAAGAAATATCCCATCAACTTAATTTGCTGCTCGACGGGCTAACAAAGTCAATCGACTTAACAAAGGTTGCCAACGATGATAAAAAAGCTAATAACACTGCTAATCAGAACGTTATAAAAGCCGTCAAAATTAATGCCAAACAAGCGAAAAACACCAACTTCAACGCAGTGGTTGGAGCGAATACTGGTATAACGACTATCGAGTCAACAAAGGAAATTGAAACCCCTTTACCTGGTGACCTATTAGAAAGCTGCCGTGTCTTACACGGAACTTGCTgtgagtttttgaagcactttTATATCCACTTTCAGAGTGGTGAAGCCCGACAAGCACCCACGGTCAAAAAACTGTATGGATTTCTCAAGCAATGCCCAGAAAAGGTTAATAAGCTACTTAACAAGGTCCAAGGCTCGACAGACAAACAGGGTGAAACGCTAGCGAGTAGCTGCAATGCATACCTGAGCTCAGTGCTAGGCTCATTGAATCTGGCCATTGAAAAGTACGAGCTTGCTGTAGCAGAAGCGAATGCAGCTAATGCAGCAAATGCGGCGAGCTCTGCCGAAGTAGTTTAG
- the SSZ1 gene encoding ribosome-associated complex protein SSZ1 (similar to uniprot|P38788 Saccharomyces cerevisiae YHR064C SSZ1 DnaK homolog interacts with Zuo1p (DnaJ homolog) to form a ribosome-associated complex (RAC) that is bound to the ribosome via the Zuo1p subunit Hsp70 Protein) has protein sequence MSPIVGIAFGNTTSSIAYVNPKNDVDVIANPDGERTIPSVLSYVGDDEYHGGQALQQLVRNPKNTIINFRDFLGLPFSECDVSRCTAGAPAVEIDGKVGFIVSRGNGKEEKLTVDEVVSRHLNKLKLAAEDYIGQELSQTVISVPTNFTDAQKDALRAAAKKVGLEIIQLINEPSAALLAHTEAYPFEDDVNVVVADFGGVRSDAAVIAVRNGIYTLLATSHDNNLGGENLDAELVEFFAKDFEKKNKSNPRKNAKSMAKLRVNSEITKKTLSNVTTATISIDSLADGFDYHTSINRLRYELVANKVLSKFAQFIEAVITKAELDPLDIDAIVLCGGSSFTPKLSSNLEFLLPESVAVLGPQSKNASNNPNELLAYGAALQAQLLSNYDAEELAQALEPVVINTQHLKKAIGLVDAEGNFVPVLLPETSFPVKKDLTLKNVKGDVLVGVYEGDHHIKETVQEPAAKEESKAEDDDESDWSDEDDEPEVIREKHYTPGIKLMELGIKGAQGLQLSFNVNREGVLRVAARDLKSGNIVKGEL, from the coding sequence ATGTCCCCAATCGTTGGTATTGCATTCGGTAACACTACCTCTTCCATTGCGTACGTTAACCCTAAAAACGACGTTGACGTGATCGCGAACCCAGATGGTGAGCGTACTATCCCATCGGTTCTATCCTACGTCGGTGACGACGAGTACCACGGTGGCCAGGCCCTCCAACAGTTGGTCAGAAACCCTAAGAACACCATTATCAACTTCCGTGACTTCCTAGGACTGCCCTTCTCTGAATGTGACGTCTCTAGGTGTACCGCCGGTGCCCCAGCTGTCGAGATCGACGGCAAAGTCGGTTTCATTGTCTCGAGAGGAAACGGGAAGGAGGAAAAGCTGACCGTTGACGAAGTCGTTTCCAGACATTTGAACAAGCTGAAGCTTGCCGCTGAAGACTACATCGGCCAGGAGTTGTCTCAGACCGTCATCAGCGTCCCTACTAACTTTACTGACGCTCAGAAGGACGCTCTGCGTGCGGCTGCCAAGAAAGTTGGTCTAGAAATCATCCAGCTGATCAACGAGCCTTCCGCTGCCCTTCTGGCCCACACCGAGGCTTACCCATTCGAGGACGACGTCAACGTCGTTGTTGCAGACTTCGGTGGTGTCAGATCGGACGCTGCTGTCATTGCCGTCCGCAACGGTATCTACACTTTGCTAGCCACATCTCATGACAACAACCTTGGTGGTGAGAACCTAGATGCCGAGCTCGTCGAGTTTTTCGCCAAAGacttcgagaagaagaacaaatcTAACCCTAGAAAGAACGCCAAGTCGATGGCCAAACTGAGGGTCAACTCCGAGATCACCAAGAAGACTCTGTCAAACGTCACCACAGCCACAATCTCAATCGACTCTCTGGCTGACGGCTTCGACTACCATACATCCATCAACAGACTCAGATACGAACTTGTTGCcaacaaggttttgagcAAGTTTGCCCAGTTCATTGAGGCTGTTATCACTAAGGCCGAGCTGGATCCATTGGACATCGATGCCATTGTTCTATGCGGTGGGTCTTCCTTCACCCCAAAGCTGAGCTCCAACTTGGAATTCCTGCTTCCAGAATCTGTTGCCGTTCTGGGCCCACAGAGCAAGAACGCCTCTAACAATCCAAATGAATTGCTAGCCTACGGTGCGGCTCTGCAAGCGCAGTTGTTGTCTAACTACGACGCGGAGGAGCTTGCTCAGGCTCTGGAACCAGTTGTCATCAACACTCAACACCTAAAGAAGGCTATCGGCCTGGTTGATGCTGAGGGCAACTTCGTCCCAGTTTTGCTGCCTGAGACCTCATTCCCAGTTAAAAAGGACTTGACTCTGAAGAATGTCAAGGGCGACGTTCTGGTTGGTGTTTACGAGGGTGACCATCACATTAAGGAGACCGTTCAAGAGCCAGCTGCCAAGGAGGAGTCCAAGGCTGAGGACGATGACGAGAGTGACTGGTCtgacgaagacgatgaaCCAGAAGTTATTAGAGAGAAGCACTACACTCCAGGCATCAAGCTTATGGAGCTTGGCATCAAGGGCGCTCAAGGTCTACAGCTCTCTTTCAACGTCAACAGGGAAGGTGTTCTGAGAGTTGCTGCTAGAGATCTGAAATCTGGTAACATCGTTAAGGGTGAATTGTAA